A region of the Nocardia nova SH22a genome:
ACACCGATCTGGCGTTCATGGACGGGCAGGAGTCGGTGTGCTCGGCGTGTGGTGGCCGTCGCTTCGCCGATCGAGTACTCGGTTACACCGTCGACGGGCTCAGCATCGCCGACACCGGCGACCTCACCGTCGCCGAGGCCGCGCGACGGTTGCCCGCGCTCGCACGCGGCCTGCGCCCCCTGCACGAGGTCGGGCTCGGTTACCTGCGACTCGGTCAGTCGCTGACCACGCTGTCGGGCGGCGAATGTCAGCGGTTGAAGATCGCGCGGGAACTCGCACGCGGTGACGGCCACACCCTCTACGTCCTCGACGAGCCGACCACCGGCCTGCATCTGCGCGATGTGGACACCCTCATCCAGCTGTTCGACCGCCTGATCGATCTGGGCAACACGGTGGTGGTCATCGAGCACAACACGGCCGTGGTCCGCGCCGCGGATCGGGTCGTCGACCTCGGGCCGGGGCCCGGCCGATACGGCGGGCGCGTCGTCTGCACCGGCACACCGGACGAACTTGTGCGCTGCGAAGAGTCGAGAACCGCTGCAGCCCTGCGCGATTCACTGTGATCACCAGGCCCGGCCGAGGTCGGCGTGCTGAGTTATCCACGCGTGCATAGCGATTCCGGCGGCGACTCCGGCATTGATACTGCGGGTGGAGCCGAACTGGGCGATCGACACCGTCATCGCGGCTCCCTGTTTCGCCGCCTCGGTCACGCCGGGGCCTTCCTGGCCGAACAGCAGCAGGCAGTCGCGCGGCAGGCGTGCGGTCTCCAGCGGAACCGAGCCCGGGACATTGTCCACGGCCACCACCGAAAGTCCCTCCGTGCGAGCGAATTCCAGTAATTCGGCGATATCGCTGTGATGGACGACATGCTGGTAGCGGTCGGTCACCATGGCGCCCCGGCGATTCCACCGTCGTCGGCCGACGATGTGCACGGCCGCGGCGGCGAAGGCGTTGGCCGTTCGTACCACGGTCCCGATATTCGCGTCGTGCCCGAAGTTCTCGATCGCGATGTGCAGCGGATGGCGGCGGGTGTCGATATCGGCGACGATCGCCTCCCGCGTCCAGTAGCGGTAGGCGTCGACGACATTGCGGCGGTCGCCGTGCGCGAGCAGTTCGGGGTCGAGGCGCGGATCATCCGGTGGTTCGGTGCCGAATTCCGTGCGCCACGGGCCGACCCCGTGCGGGTGCTCGCCCCATTCGGTGGGGCCGGGCTCGGCGGCGTCGATGGGATCGGGTCCGTCCGTGCCGACAGGACCGGGTCCGTCCGTGACACTCACGAGGCCGACGCGCCGATCGCGAAGACGACCAGTGCGACGATCCACACCACCAGCAGGACCAGGCTCAGCGCCGTCAGCACCGTCGAGACTATGCCGATGACGTACCCCACCTGCACATTCGAGCGCCCGCCGATGGTCCCGCCGGAGGCGTCGATCTCCCGCAGCGTCCGCCTGCCCATGACCCACGCGAACGGGCCGAGCAGCCCGCAGAACAGGCTGAGAATCCCCAGCGCCAGGACGGTTCCGGCCTGCGGATGGTCCGGCGCCGGATACGGCATGTAGCCATACGGCGGCGGATGCGGGTAATTCACGCCGGTCATCGTAGCGGCGCGCACACGGTAGCGTCGGGGGTGAGGGTGGTGCTGTCCACACCGTCGATTCGCCGGTCTGCTCCCTCGCCGTGCGGATGCGGTCCGACCAGCATGGAATCCATGACCGAGACCTTTGCCGAACCGACGCTCGCACTCGACCGTCCGGACACCCGGCCACCGACCGGGCGCGGGGTGGTGCGCGCGATCCTGCGCGCACCGTTCGAAGCCCGGACCTGGAAAGAACTCGCCTATCTGATCGTGGCCACGGTGCTCGGCGCGATCGTGGTCACCTATCTGTTCGCCGGTTACGGGGCCGGTGTGTTCACCTCGCTCACCCTCATCGGCATCCCGCTGCTGGCCGGTGTGCTGCTCGGCGGCCGGATCTGGGGACGGATCTACCGCGCGGCCGGCCGGGTGCTGCTGGCCGCCGACCTGCCCGAACCACCGCCGTTCCGGCCGGAGCCCGGATTCCTCGCCTGGCTGCGCGGCGCCTTCACCGACCGGACGTCGTGGCGGGCGCTGGCCTTTCTCGTCGTGGAGGCGGTGCTCGGGATCTTCCTGGGCTACTGGGTGCTGATCGTCGTCGCGATGACGGTCTTCACCGCCATCTCCCCCATCCCGTGGGCGCTGTTTCATCCGATCAATGTGGATTCACAAGGGCGCGAGCATCATTCGCTCGCTCAGTTCGGCGACTACTTCATCGACACCTGGCCTCGCGTACTCGGCATGGCGGCGGTGGGGATCGTCGGCTGCTTCATCCTGCCGTGGATCGTGCGCGGCGCCTGCTGGCTTCACCGTGCCCTGATGCTGGCCCTGCTGACGCCCACCACCGGAGATCGGCGGATGGCCGAACTACAGGAGAGCCGCCGCGTCGCGGTCGAGGATTCGGCGGCGACGCTGCGGCGGCTCGAGCGCGACCTGCACGACGGCACCCAGGCCCGGCTGGTGAGTATCGCGATGTCGCTGGGCCGTGCGGAGGAACGCCTCGCCACCGGTGCCGATCCGGCCGCACTCATCGCCGATGCCCGTGCGGGGGCCAAGGACGCCCTGGCCGAACTGCGGGAACTGGTGCGCGGTATCCATCCGCCCGCCCTGGAACTGGGGCTGGAACCGGCTCTGGAAACGCTCACCGCGCGCTGCTCGATCCCGGTGGAACTGCGGGTGCACCTGCCGCAGCGGCCCAGTCCGGCGATCGAGGCGATCGCCTACTTCTCGGTCGCCGAACTGCTCACCAATGTGGTCAAACACTCCGGGGCGAATGCGGCGTGGGTGTCGGTGGCGCCGTCCGGTGCGTCGACCATGATGGTGAGCGTGCGCGACAACGGCCACGGTGGGGTGCGGCAGCCCGGAGAATCCGGATCGGTGCCGGCGGAGGCGCCGGTGGGTGGCGGACTGTCCGGTCTGGCCGCCCGCGCCCGCGCTGTCGACGGCGAATTGGCCGTCGACAGCCCGGTCGGTGGCCCGACCGTCGTCACCGTCACGCTGCCGATCGCGGGACCGCGATGACCGCCGCCCTGCGCATCGTCATCGCCGAGGACAGCGCCATCCTGCGCGACGGACTGGCCGGACTGCTCACCGATCGCGGGCACGAGATCGTGGCGATGGCCGGTGACGCGACCGAACTCGGCGACATCGTGGCGCGGACCCGGCCCGATGTCGCGGTGGTGGATGTGCGGATGCCGCCCTCGTTCACCGACGAGGGCCTGCTGGCGGCCATCGCGCTGCGCCGGTCGCATCCCGACACCGGTGTGTTGGTGTTCTCGCAGTGGGTCGAAACCCGCTATGCCACCGAACTTCTCGCGAACGGCGCGAGCGGGGTCGGCTATCTGCTCAAGGATCGGGTAGCCGATATTCGCGAATTCGTCGATGCGCTCCAGCGTGTCGCGACCGGCGGCACCGCACTGGACCCGGAGGTGGTGAGTCAGTTGATCGGCGCTGCGCGCCAGCAGGATTCACTGGCCCGCCTCACTCCGCGCGAGCGCGAGGTCCTGGAACTGATGGCGCAGGGGCTGACCAATGCCGCGATCGCCGACGCCCTCACCGTCACCGAACGGGCGGTGGAGAAGCACATCGGCAATATCTTCATGAAGCTGGATCTACCGCCCTCCGACACCCACCACCGCCGCGTCATGGCGGTACTGCGGCTGCGCGGGTGACGGCGCGCGAGCCGAGGCGGGCAAGCTGGTTGCCGACGATCGCCGCGAAATCACCATCGAAGTGGCCGGAGCGCCTGTCACCGTGGACCTCACGGCCCTGACGGGTGCACGAGCTCGGTAGCCACCGTTCGATAGTCGTATCCGTGGCGAGGCAAAACCTCACCTGTCCGTTATGCGCGATCCGGGATATGCGGTCTTCATGCCGCTTATCCTGGAGATATACGCGGGTGGTGGAGGCCGTCATGAACCACGCACGCATACTTCGGGTGGTACTCGGGGTCACGGTGGGGTACGTGATCGTGCTCGCGCTGTGGCTGGGGTGGGTGCATCAGCACACGCCGCCGGGCACCGAGCCGTATCAGATCATGGCGCTGGTGGGCGCGTTCGGATCGTGTGTGGGGATCGGGATGATGGTGGCGCAGCGGCCGTCGCGCTCGGATCGGCGATTGCTGCGGCACGGACTGGAAGGGTGGGCGACCATCGAGGGCGTGCACCCCCTGCACCACACCGACCATCACACCGAGATGACCGAGCTGGATCTCGAACTGACCGTGCCCGGATCGGAAACCTACCGGGGTACAGTGGTTTTCGACGTGGCGCCGATCGACCAGCCGAGAATGCATGTGGGCGAGACCATTTCGATCCGAGTGGATCCGGCCGACCGCGACCGCATCATGCTGTGCCTGTGAGCGGCGCGGTCAGCAGATACTGTGCCCCGGCATACGTCGCGAGAATGACCGCTTCACTGTTGCGGCGGGAACGGGTGGTCCGGGCGAACAGCCGCCGCAGCACGATGAGACCGTCCGACAGGGTGAACAGCAAGGCGCCCAGCGCGAGCCTGCTGCGCGGGTCGCGATTCGGAACCACGGTCCCCGCAATGGTTTTCGCACCCGGAGCCAGAGCCGGGTCGGCGGCGAGCGTGGTCGCGGTGCCCAGTGTCGCGCCGTAGGCGGACAGCGGCAGGGCCAGGCGCGGCGCCCGGGCACGCAACAGCGCACCGGCTCCGAGCCATGCCACCACACGCGGCGCGGCGATCTCCGGGCGCGGACGCCCGCCCCGGCGCCACCACAGCACCGAATATCCGGTCTGCATGATCGCGAACGCGGAGGCGCCCGCGACCAGGCGGCGGTCGTCGTCGGGATCGATCAGCAGGATGTCACCGGCGGTCGCCGCGGCCAGCGCTCCCAGCAGCACGCGCCGCTCGGCGGGCGGCAGTCCGCCACTGTGGATCGCGTCCGCGGCGAGCAGCGGCATCAGCAGGGGTTTCGCCACCCACTGCCAGCGGTCTCGGCCGGTGGCCGCACCGGCGACGGTCACCGCCGCGGCGGCGGCGAAGGCGGCCCGGAACGGTCGCGGCATGCGCTGTCTCCTCGCCGAGGTCAGAAGCTGGGCTCGTCCGGCTTGGGCGGGAGGGTGACCACCTGCCCGGCATAGCTCAGACCGGCGCCGAAACCGAGCAGCAGGGCCAGCTGTCCGCCCTTCGCCTTCCCGGAGACCAGCATTTCCTCCATGGCCAGCGGAATCGAGGCGGCGGAGGTGTTTCCGGTGTTCTCTATGTCGTTGGCCATCGGAATGTCCTCGGCCAGACCGAGATTCTTCTTCATCAACTCGTTGATGCGCGCATTGGCCTGATGCGGCACGAAGACCTCGATGTCCTCCTTGGCGACCCCGGAGACCTCCAGCGCGGTCGACAGCGCCCGCGGCAAAGTGACGGCGGCCCAGCGGAATACGCGCGGGCCCTCCATGTGCAGCGACATCCGGCCGACGGGTTCGACGGCCGGATCGGTGCCCTGCAGCGCCTGGGCCTTGTTCATGTATTCGAGGAAATCGACGTCCTGGGCGATGGCCTCGGCGCTCTCGCCGTCGCTGCCCCACACCGTCGGGGAAATGCCGTTGTGCTCACTGGGGCCGACCACGACCGCGCCCGCGCCGTCACCGAAGATCATCGCCGTGCCGCGATCGGTGGGATCGAGGCCGACGGTCATCGTCTCCGCGCCGATCACCAGCACATATTCCGCCGAACCGGCCCGGATGAGATCGGCCGCCACACCGAGGGCGTAGCCGAAACCACCGCATCCGGACGTCAGGTCGAAGGCCGGGATGCCGTTCATCCCCAGATCGAAGGCGACCGAGGGGGCGCCGTGCGGGGTCAGTTTGAGCCAGCTGGAGGTGGCCAGGATCAGTGTGTTGATCTTGGAGCGATCGATGCCGCTGTTGGCGATCGCCCGCTCGCCCGCGGCCGCCGACATGGTGCGCAGCGTTTCGTCCTCGCTGATCCAGCGGCGATTGCGGATTCCGGTGCGTTCGAAGATCCATTCCGGAGTGGAATCGAGGATCTCGCACACTTCCGCGTTGCTGACGACACGTTTCGGCCGGTATGCGCCGATGCCGAGCATCGCAACGTTCTTGCGACCCTCATTGATTGCAATGCTCACCACTGGAGACTCACTCGACCCTTCACACTCGGACACCGAACCAGCGTCCAGGCTAACCCAGGCCCAAAAGTCAGCCCAGCGCCAGATCCTTCAGTCCGAGGATCGAGCGGTATTCCAGTCCTTCGGCGGCAATGACCTGGTCGGCGCCGGTCTCCCGGTCCACGACGGTGGCCACACCGACCACCGTGGCACCGGCGTCACGCAGGGCCCGCACGGCGGTCAGCGGGGAATTACCGGTGGTGGTGGTGTCCTCGACG
Encoded here:
- a CDS encoding TrmH family RNA methyltransferase produces the protein MDAAEPGPTEWGEHPHGVGPWRTEFGTEPPDDPRLDPELLAHGDRRNVVDAYRYWTREAIVADIDTRRHPLHIAIENFGHDANIGTVVRTANAFAAAAVHIVGRRRWNRRGAMVTDRYQHVVHHSDIAELLEFARTEGLSVVAVDNVPGSVPLETARLPRDCLLLFGQEGPGVTEAAKQGAAMTVSIAQFGSTRSINAGVAAGIAMHAWITQHADLGRAW
- a CDS encoding sensor histidine kinase yields the protein MTETFAEPTLALDRPDTRPPTGRGVVRAILRAPFEARTWKELAYLIVATVLGAIVVTYLFAGYGAGVFTSLTLIGIPLLAGVLLGGRIWGRIYRAAGRVLLAADLPEPPPFRPEPGFLAWLRGAFTDRTSWRALAFLVVEAVLGIFLGYWVLIVVAMTVFTAISPIPWALFHPINVDSQGREHHSLAQFGDYFIDTWPRVLGMAAVGIVGCFILPWIVRGACWLHRALMLALLTPTTGDRRMAELQESRRVAVEDSAATLRRLERDLHDGTQARLVSIAMSLGRAEERLATGADPAALIADARAGAKDALAELRELVRGIHPPALELGLEPALETLTARCSIPVELRVHLPQRPSPAIEAIAYFSVAELLTNVVKHSGANAAWVSVAPSGASTMMVSVRDNGHGGVRQPGESGSVPAEAPVGGGLSGLAARARAVDGELAVDSPVGGPTVVTVTLPIAGPR
- a CDS encoding LuxR C-terminal-related transcriptional regulator — protein: MTAALRIVIAEDSAILRDGLAGLLTDRGHEIVAMAGDATELGDIVARTRPDVAVVDVRMPPSFTDEGLLAAIALRRSHPDTGVLVFSQWVETRYATELLANGASGVGYLLKDRVADIREFVDALQRVATGGTALDPEVVSQLIGAARQQDSLARLTPREREVLELMAQGLTNAAIADALTVTERAVEKHIGNIFMKLDLPPSDTHHRRVMAVLRLRG
- a CDS encoding lysoplasmalogenase produces the protein MPRPFRAAFAAAAAVTVAGAATGRDRWQWVAKPLLMPLLAADAIHSGGLPPAERRVLLGALAAATAGDILLIDPDDDRRLVAGASAFAIMQTGYSVLWWRRGGRPRPEIAAPRVVAWLGAGALLRARAPRLALPLSAYGATLGTATTLAADPALAPGAKTIAGTVVPNRDPRSRLALGALLFTLSDGLIVLRRLFARTTRSRRNSEAVILATYAGAQYLLTAPLTGTA
- a CDS encoding beta-ketoacyl-ACP synthase III — translated: MVSIAINEGRKNVAMLGIGAYRPKRVVSNAEVCEILDSTPEWIFERTGIRNRRWISEDETLRTMSAAAGERAIANSGIDRSKINTLILATSSWLKLTPHGAPSVAFDLGMNGIPAFDLTSGCGGFGYALGVAADLIRAGSAEYVLVIGAETMTVGLDPTDRGTAMIFGDGAGAVVVGPSEHNGISPTVWGSDGESAEAIAQDVDFLEYMNKAQALQGTDPAVEPVGRMSLHMEGPRVFRWAAVTLPRALSTALEVSGVAKEDIEVFVPHQANARINELMKKNLGLAEDIPMANDIENTGNTSAASIPLAMEEMLVSGKAKGGQLALLLGFGAGLSYAGQVVTLPPKPDEPSF